CATAGAACAGTGATACCACAGCCAAATGAGACCCACAGGTTGAGAAGGCTTTACGTCTCCCAGTAGCTGAAGGCACACGGAACACAGCTAATAGGACAAGAGTACAGGACCCAAGGATGAAAAGGAAGTTACCAAAGATAACTAATGAGCTTAGAGTGTAGAAAAACGGTTGGGTTGTTGGGGCAGAGGCACATGCCAATGCAAATAGTGGCCCAGGGTCACATACAACATGGTCAATAATATTTGGGCCACAGAAGGGCATCTGAGCGATGAGAACAATGGGGACCAGGAACCACAGAAATCCACAAACCCAGCAGACAATAACTAGTTTGGCACAGAGATGCCCCATCATGATATTAGGGTAGTGTAAGGGACGACAGATAGCAAGGTACCGATCAAAGGCCATGATGGCCAAAAGGAAGCATTCAGATGTTCccaaagagaagaagaaatagaattGGAGGAAACAACCAGCAAAGGAGATGGTCTTTGTCTCTGAGAGAAAGTTAGCCAACATCTTGGGCACTGTAGAAGAGACGTACCAGATCTCTAGAAAGGAGAAATTCCCCAGAAACATGTACATAGGGATGTGGAGTTGCTGGTCACACCACAGTGCACAAACAATGGCCCCATTTCCTGTAATAGTCAGAACATACGTTGTAgtgaagagtgaaaagagaaggaCCTGAACTTGCCACTCAAAAGAGAAACCTAGGAGTATAAATTCACTCACAAAAGCAGAACTGGAATCTGGCTTGGAGACATTCATTGGTTCAGTAATCTGCAAATTTAAGAGACACATTGTCAACAGTTATGGATAGTTTAAAATGCGTTCATTTTTAAGAATGAAGGGAAGGCAGTGAACCTGTCATTTTCCAAAAGAATCATCAGTTAAAAAGAGAATGAAGTCTGACTTTTCTAGGCCATATACTCTGAATTTAGGGCACAGCAGGCAGATGTCTGCATAGAAACAAAGCTTTACCTATTTCTAAACCTCTCCCTTGCTAGAACCAGGCAAAGTTAGATTCATTTTGTAAGCTTGTTATTTTGGGGCAGGGATGATCGATGATAGTTTCTGGTGAGCACTGAGCACAAAGTTAGCACTTAATAAATGTATTAGTTTCTTACCTAAACCCATTCTATAACACCACAGACTCAGGAAAGTAGGTTTTAAGTATATTATGACTATTTAAGTCTCAGTTAAAGATATTACTTGATGTATCATATAAAGATGTGATGGAAATGGACATACTGTAGACCAAGTTGACAATATTTCCTTTAAAGCCGACATAGCTGACTTTCTGTTGCTGTCATTGTTCATATaagctaaaaaaccaaacccagtgccatcgagttgatcccaactcatagtgaccctataggacagagtagaactgccccatagaatttccaaggagcgcctggaggatttgaactgccaaccctttgattagcagccgtagcacttagccactacgtcaccagggtttccattgtttgTATATGCATCATAAACATGTAATTCCATAATATTACTTACCAACATTGACTTTTAAGGTTGTAATGTTGCAATATCCTCTGTAGATAGCAATGGCTTTAAATTTATGCTTAATCTTTCACTTTTACAGAAGTTTGCAAAAGGAAAGTCAGATATAAGGCTTTATTTTTTGGATGATATTGCCCCTAAATATTCAGGATTGATTTTTCTTGTACGCTagtataaaattaaacaaaattttccAATACAGAAGCTGTTGACAAAAGTCAAATACTTTGTTTTGTCATAAGTAAACTTCTTTCATTCCACAGTCTCATGCAAAATATATCAGGGATGAAGGGTCCCTGAATTTTTTTTGTGTTTGGCGATATGCAGGGATATGAATTCCAGAAGTTGTGAGCACTTACCGTCTGCACGCAAACACAAGATTTTCGAAAGAATTTCTTCCTCCAACCTACTCTCTACTCCGGCGCTCTGGGAGTCTTTCAGAATGGTTAAGTGGAATTTATGTTTGTACTTCTTTCAGCAACATGTACCCCTTTTTAAAATGCCTTAGACCAGAAGTATCATGAAGTCAGCACTAAGAAATTATGGAATGAAAGAGGATAGACATAGGGGTGTCATAACCCTCAGTAATGCTCAAAAGATGAAATTTTCCTGGCTTTGATCTGGATCAAATCTCTAAAGGAGCTGTTTGATAAACCATATGCTTCTATCTCAGACTAAATAAACAAAATGCACAGAAATTAAGAATGCACTTTCTCTATCACATATTCACCTGGGACTTGGCCTCTACAGCATTAGAAAAGTTCTTCTCCAAATCAACGAATCATGAAAAAGGTTATGATTACATGTTCTCTGAGGAATTAGTAAAGGGTCCTGACAACTTTTCTAAGGCACCATGGTTAACAAATAGCTTGCCCATCTGGAATACGGATCCCAAGGAGTTTCCGGAGGGCATAGTTTGGAGAACTGTAAGACGTGGTGTGTCACCAAAAATTTAGATGTAAAGTTGAGAAACATTTAAAATACCATTGTTGATGCGTTGGAGCATACAGAGGTGATATGTGGAGAACCAGGTGAGGGAAATGGTGAGATAGAGAACATTATAGGACATTCACAATAAAATATGGAGAAATTAGAAATGACTTTTTAGAAGAGCTGTTGTTGCTGTAATTAggagccgtcgagttgatttccactcctagtgaccccatgggacaaggtagaacttcctcatatggttttcaaggctgtaatcttcacaggaacagatcactgggtctttcttctgcggagctactggatgggttcgaacagccagcctttaggttagcagccacttTAAAGACTTCATTGGTGGTTATGCATAGTTTACCAAACACGTTAGAGCTAAGGTCATATTTATATTTCTTATTTCGATGACTAGGTTGATCTTTGTCAGTTAATCCTTAACCCTTGCAtcagcagggctccttagcatGGATATGAAGGAAAACAGCAAGAAATATTGCTATTTAAGTCAATTGATTAAAATGCGTTCTAGAACATGTGATTTGCCAATCAATATAAGTATTTACTTTCATTGATCAATGTCTCTTCCATTTTTACTTTAAGGCAATTAGGGTGTACATGGTATGATTAATTTGTTCAGGTAGAAATGAATGCACACAccatgtgttattgtttttaggtacggtcaagttggttctgactcgtagcaacactatgtacgacagaaccaaacactgcccaatcctgcaccatcctcataatcgttgttatgcttgagcccattgttgcagccactgcgtcagtccatcttgttgagggtcatcctGATTttttctgaccctgtactttaccaagtatgatgtccttctccagggactgatccctcctgacaacatgtccaaagtatgtgagatgtagtctcgccatccttgcttctaaggagcattctggctgtgcttcttccaagacagatttgttcgttcctttggcagttcatggtatattcaatattctttgccagaaccataattcaaaggcatcaattattttcagccttccttattcattgtccagctttggcatgtatatgaggcaactgaaaacaccatggcttgggtcaggtacaccttagtcttcaaagtgatatctttgctttttaacactttaaagaggtttttgcagcagatttgcccaatgcaatgcatcattttatttcttgactactgcttccatggacattgattgtggatccaagtaaaatgaaaacttttacaacttcaatcttttctctgtttatgatgatgatgcttcttggttcagttgtgagcatttttgttttctttatgctgaggtgtaatccatactgaaggttgtgtaTCCTAGATGGtgactcacagacttttaagacaccagatagctacagccacttttgaatgatcttcagtaaaattttacttgcatgtgatattaatgatattgtccgataatttccacattcagttggatcacctttctttgaaataggaatTAAcacgaatctcttccagtcagttggccagatagctgtcttccaaatttcttggcatagacatgtgagcacttccaggactgtatctgtttgttgaaacatcttaattgatattccatcaattcctggagccttgttttttgcccatgccttcagtgcaacttgggcctcttccttcagtaccatgggttcctgatcatatgttacctcctgaaatgtctgaacGTTGGCCAATtaattttggtatagtgactctgtgtattccttccaattGAGGAGATTAAGTATCTTTGCCCTACGAAAACTGGCCTGTGGACCACAGATTGTTTGAATAACATCTGAAAGCAAATTCCTCACACAGAGAAACTAAGGAGGAAAAAACGATTATTTAGATCTTTCTTATCCCTTAGCCTGACTACATCAGttaaactttgtttttcttatttccctGCTAAAAAACTATTTATGGTTTCTATTACTCGCAAGAGACGCCAAAGTTCTCCATAATCTGGcttcaaattattttttctttcttagttttTATTACTTGCATTTATAGATAAATTGAACAGCATTTTATTCTCTGATCAGTTTTCGGTTTCCCATATTCACTTCTTTGTAGTAatatctatatttgaaattccCTTTATATCCATCTACACCTGCAAAAATCCCATCTACTTTCAAGATCCTGTTCAAATGCAATTTTCCTACATATAATGCTTTACCTTACTCCCGTAATTAAAAGCACTTTTTCCACCTCTGGATTTTCATCTAATCACCTTTTTATCATTCTTATGATATTTATCACAAGCTGCTCCATATTATACTTATGTTGGACttatttttccttcccttccaGATTCTAGGTTTGTTGAAGACAGAGAACAAGTATTATGCACCTTGGTATTAATTAAGGTGACAAAAATACATTAGATTTATTGCTTCTTATtaaatagttgttgaataaaTGACTTTTTTTATTATATGGGTGTAACTACACAtgcattctattttattttctgccTTTTAGGTTGCTGGAATTGGGTGAGGGTGCGATAAGTATTAACGTTTTACTATTCAATTTTCTCAAAGCCTAAACACTGTGCAAGGAGTGCAAACTTAGGCACAAATCGCTCAGGTAGAACACATTCTATAAGGGAGGCTCCTTACATGGTTTTGTCCCTCTGCATATTAGGATCTGGAGCACAAAAGTCAAATAAGTCACACTTAGACATCCACTAAAAATTGCATTTGTCAACGGTACATGTAGAATTATCTACAACGTTTCTGTTACAGAATTGACAGATTGAAATCCATCTACATCTGCTGAATTAGAATCTCCAGGGACAGGGTTCAGGAATATATAATTCGAAAAGAAGGTCCAATTAATTTTGATACATACTCCAAGTTGAAAATCAATAGGGGAGGGCAGTTAATTGGGAATTTAAAagacagtgaaaggattagctgaatAAGAGcaacaaatacatcaaaatgagaAATATAAATGTAATCGTAGCTCTAAAGTGTTCGATAAACTATATATATTATGCAATGAACTCTTAAAGTGGAAATTTGATTTTGAATTCAAGTTCCTTTTCATGAAATAAGTGGCTATGATAATGATGTTTGTTTTTTctaggctgcttttttttttaatttatttattgtgttttaagtgaaagtttacaaatagtCTCTCATAcataaacttatacacaccttgctatgtactcctagctgctctctccctgatgtgacagcacattccttctctccaccttgtattccctgtgtccattcaaccagctcctgtccccctctgccttctcttctcacaCCAGGTAGGAGCTGCCCAAATAGTCttctgtgtctacttgagccaagaaactcactcttcacctgtatcattttctgtcttatagcccagcacaacccctgtctgaagagttggctttgggaatggttccagtcttgggctaacagagggtcgtACAGGgctgctatgtcctatagggctgctatgagttggaatcgactcagtggcacgcaacaacaacagCCACGCTCTCTTTTCCTCTCACTGATCTGAATGTAAGTGTTTTGATTAGTTAACTCTTTGTTCTAATGCTCATGTTTCTGGTTATACTCTAGTAATAGGGACGGCtactgttattttatttatttttttattaactttaattgagcttcaagtgaacgtttacaaatcaagtcaaactgtcacatatcagtttatatacaccttactccatattcccacttgctctcccccaatgagtcagcccttccagtctctcgtgacaattttgccagcttccaactctctctatcctcccatcccccctccagacaggagatgccaacacagtctcaagtgtccacctgatacaaatagctcactcttcagcagcatctctctcctacccactgtccagtccctttcatgtctgatgagttgtcttcggggatggttcctgtcctgggccaacagaaggtttggggaccatgaccgccgggattcctctagtctcagtcagaccattaagtatggtctttttttgagaatttggggtctgcatcccactgatctcctgctccctcaggggttctctgttgtgctccctgtcagggcagtcatcggttgtggctgggcaccaactagtttttctggtctcaggatgatgtaggtctctggttcatgtggccctttctgtcacttgggctcttagttatcgtgtgaccttggtgttcttcattctcctttgatccaggtgggtggagaccaattgatgcatcttagatggccacttgttagcatttaagaccccagatgccacatttcaaagtgggatgcagaatgtttttataatagaattattttgccaattgacttagaagtccccttaaagcatggtccccaaaccccttcccttgctccgctgacctttgaagcattcagtttatcctggaaacttctttgcttttggtccagtccagttgagctgaccttccgtgtattgagtattgtccttcccttcacctaaagcagttcttatctactaactaatcagtaaaaaactctctcccatcctccttccctccccccctcttaaccacaaaagtatgtgttcttcttagtttatactatttctcaagatcttataatagtggtcttatacagtatttgtccttttgcctctgactaatttcgctcagcaaaatgccttccatgttcctccatgttatgaaatgtttcacagatttgtcactgttctttatggatgcctagtattccattgtgtgtatataatctaatttatttaacaattcatctgttgatggacaccttggttgcttccagctttttgctattgtaaacagagctgcaataaacatgggtgtgcatgtatctgttcatgtgaaggctcttatttctctggggtatattccaaggagtgggatttctgggttgtatggtagttctatttctaactgtttaagataatgccagatagatttccaaagtggttgtaccattttacattcccaccagcagtgtataagagttccaatctctccgcagcctctccaacatttattatttttgttttttggattaatgccagccttgttggtgtgagatggaatctcatcatagttttaatttgcatttctctaatggctaatgatcgagagcattttctcatgtatctgttggctgcctgaatatcttctttagtgaagtgtgtgttcatatcctttgcccacttcttgattgggttgtttgtctttttgtggttgagttttgacagaatcatgtagattttagagatcaggcgctggtcggagatgtcatagctgaaaattctttcccaatctgtaggtggtctttttactcttttggtgaagtctttagatgagcataggtgtttaatttttaggagctcccagttatctggtttctcttcgtcatttttggtaatgt
The window above is part of the Loxodonta africana isolate mLoxAfr1 chromosome 10, mLoxAfr1.hap2, whole genome shotgun sequence genome. Proteins encoded here:
- the LOC135232473 gene encoding olfactory receptor 11H12-like — its product is MCLLNLQITEPMNVSKPDSSSAFVSEFILLGFSFEWQVQVLLFSLFTTTYVLTITGNGAIVCALWCDQQLHIPMYMFLGNFSFLEIWYVSSTVPKMLANFLSETKTISFAGCFLQFYFFFSLGTSECFLLAIMAFDRYLAICRPLHYPNIMMGHLCAKLVIVCWVCGFLWFLVPIVLIAQMPFCGPNIIDHVVCDPGPLFALACASAPTTQPFFYTLSSLVIFGNFLFILGSCTLVLLAVFRVPSATGRRKAFSTCGSHLAVVSLFYGSLMVMYVSPGLGHSAGMQKVATLFYAMVTPLFNPLIYSLRNKEMKAALRKVLGSSKIN